From Microplitis mediator isolate UGA2020A chromosome 11, iyMicMedi2.1, whole genome shotgun sequence, one genomic window encodes:
- the LOC130678039 gene encoding peritrophin-1-like, translating into MKVIIVIFLVTLIAMVNCVDQNRWIRASDATSEPTSSTPVPKPPVDCDVQPDNEDEAILLPNPVSCGSYYVCVGLQPILMPCPSGLHFNPQLRVCDWPDFANCTLQF; encoded by the exons ATGAAAG TGATAATTGTCATATTTCTTGTTACACTTATTGCGATGGTAAATTGCGTGGATCAAAACCGGTGGATAAGAGCATCGGATGCAACTTCTGAACCAACTAGCTCAACTCCAGTTCCAAAGCCACCGGTTGACTGTGATGTTCAGCCTGATAACGAAGACGAGGCAATCCTGTTGCCCAATCCCGTGAGCTGCGGGAGTTACTACGTCTGCGTTGGATTACAGCCGATTTTAATGCCTTGTCCTAGCGGACTTCACTTCAATCCTCAATTGAGAGTTTGTGATTGGCCAGACTTTGCTAACTGTACTCTTCAATTTTAA